A single region of the Silene latifolia isolate original U9 population chromosome 8, ASM4854445v1, whole genome shotgun sequence genome encodes:
- the LOC141597390 gene encoding uncharacterized protein LOC141597390, which produces MNAKSLDNNKHKKANLYVYNLDSATGSKTPEYQPPSAAAVTKRIISSTVWGLRKSKPKPKTTQDLIPGPGQGQNTGHGKLERKSISHSVSEGKGKEFPNEFQEESKNNKVKIKETRKSVSYVENRSNNYVGKFVEKARKSTGAKLESNNVGSTLALVNVEKSRKSTGAKLENNNVGSAIALLQVKVLVTDMPDFMQIHAFQCARNTYDSLEKFSAKHLASNLKKEFDKVYGPAWHCIVGSSFGSFVTHATGCFLYFSMEKLCILLFRTKVKRALQQ; this is translated from the exons ATGAATGCAAAATCACTtgataacaataaacataaaaaaGCTAATTTATACGTTTATAATCTCGACTCCGCCACCGGTAGCAAGACGCCGGAATATCAACCTCCGTCGGCCGCCGCCGTCACCAAAAGGATCATTTCATCAACTGTTTGGGGGCTCAGGAAATCCAAACCCAAACCAAAAACGACTCAGGACCTAATTCCTGGTCCAGGTCAGGGTCAGAATACAGGTCACGGGAAATTGGAAAGGAAGTCAATTTCCCATAGTGTGAGTGAAGGAAAGGGAAAGGAATTCCCAAATGAATTCCAAGAAGAAAGTAAAAATAATAAGGTAAAAATTAAGGAAACAAGGAAATCAGTTTCCTATGTAGAAAATAGGAGTAACAACTATGTAGGTAAGTTTGTGGAGAAAGCAAGAAAATCAACAGGGGCAAAATTGGAAAGTAATAATGTAGGATCAACACTTGCATTGGTAAATGTTGAGAAATCAAGGAAATCAACAGGGGCAAAATTGGAAAATAATAATGTTGGATCAGCAATTGCATTATTACAAGTTAAGGTTTTGGTGACTGATATGCCTGACTTCATGCAAATTCATGCATTTCAATGTGCTAGAAATACTTATGATAGTTTGGAGAAATTCAGTGCTAAGCATTTGGCTTCCAATTTAAAAAAG GAGTTTGACAAAGTATATGGGCCGGCCTGGCACTGTATAGTGGGCTCaagttttgggtcatttgtgaccCATGCAACTGGCTGCTTTCTTTACTTTTCTATGGAGAAATTATGCATTTTACTCTTTAGAACCAAGGTTAAGAGAGCTCTACAACAGTAA